The Phyllopteryx taeniolatus isolate TA_2022b chromosome 17, UOR_Ptae_1.2, whole genome shotgun sequence genome window below encodes:
- the fam222ba gene encoding protein FAM222B, with translation MLACLPGPGDLPLQHLPHTQMNTGLQKWDTTQRMRSTPFPSPAELDAYAKKVANNPLTIKIFPNSVKVPQRNHVRRTVNGLDTSGQRYSPYPSSQANAKTGLLAIVKVPTVKGILKDFAGSRARLHPEVIMNHLSGGPYQVASTSTLNHHHHLTLPNLPQPQQSLALQSQDAPQTLQMPLAQQQSLRHPLPMAQHSQGPTRLQTVSQHPSLGHPHVPSAVLLQQQQQQQQQPPPGLQASRKLPDGDAPPNVTVSTSTIPLPMATGLHQGRQPDLSTIMHQINQFCQARAQGAGSASVCEGQIANPSPISRNLLISACSRVSMHNNPAAGFPQHNCMIGPREKATIPMGAHPLPSVTMNHLPSNHTDLKQHQHPQQQLQLQPNTQQQKMRSWNQHQLSHVPHIQNSCKQPSREAAFHFKGMGYPADMCVGQPYMLKPPLDRPTPSPPVNHNGMTGPVAHYPNGHYFQSHVWNSSILPTPNSDSSGSQDVAMPFHGAGPGGCAAIECGPPGAPHYRLPASSCTSSTQTNLMQTTDYMGGDFQTPYFRDHNLGLMGKMHRPPVSRVGPEVGDGRSALIQHPGYR, from the exons ATGCTGGCCTGTCTGCCAGGGCCAGGTGACCTCCCCCTCCAGCATCTCCCCCACACGCAGATGAACACTGGACTTCAGAAAT GGGACACCACACAAAGGATGAGATCCACTCCGTTCCCAAGCCCTGCAGAATTGGATGCCTATGCTAAGAAAGTTGCCAACAATCCGCTCACCATCAAAATCTTCCCCAACAGTGTCAAAGTCCCGCAGCGGAATCACGTCCGGCGTACCGTCAACGGGCTGGACACATCGGGCCAGCGCTACAGTCCTTACCCTTCCTCTCAGGCCAACGCCAAGACTGGCCTCCTCGCCATCGTCAAGGTGCCCACCGTCAAAGGCATCCTCAAAGACTTCGCCGGCAGCCGGGCTCGCTTGCACCCCGAAGTCATCATGAACCACCTGAGCGGCGGACCTTACCAAGTGGCTTCGACCAGCACTTtaaaccaccaccaccacctgacTCTGCCAAACCTTCCCCAACCTCAACAGAGCCTAGCCCTGCAATCCCAGGACGCACCTCAGACTCTCCAGATGCCACTCGCTCAGCAACAAAGCCTCAGACATCCTCTCCCCATGGCCCAGCACTCTCAGGGCCCAACTAGACTGCAGACTGTCTCTCAGCACCCATCCCTCGGCCACCCGCACGTCCCCTCTGCTGTCCTacttcagcagcagcagcagcagcagcagcagccgccgCCTGGCCTGCAGGCGAGCAGAAAGCTGCCAGATGGCGACGCACCACCTAACGTGACCGTCTCTACCTCAACCATTCCCCTCCCTATGGCCACGGGGCTGCACCAGGGCCGCCAGCCAGACCTGAGCACCATCATGCACCAGATCAACCAGTTCTGCCAAGCTCGGGCCCAAGGCGCCGGGTCGGCGTCCGTGTGCGAGGGCCAGATCGCCAACCCCAGCCCCATCAGTCGCAACCTGCTTATCAGCGCTTGCTCCAGGGTGTCCATGCACAACAACCCCGCCGCCGGCTTCCCCCAGCACAACTGCATGATCGGCCCTCGAGAGAAAGCAACTATCCCGATGGGGGCCCACCCTTTACCCAGTGTGACCATGAACCACTTGCCTTCCAACCACACAGATCTCAAGCAGCATCAGCACCCCCAGCAGCAGCTGCAGTTGCAAcccaacacacaacaacaaaagatgcGCTCTTGGAATCAGCATCAGTTGAGCCATGTGCCCCATATTCAGAACAGTTGTAAGCAGCCTAGCAGGGAAGCCGCCTTCCACTTCAAGGGAATGGGCTACCCTGCCGACATGTGCGTGGGTCAGCCGTACATGCTGAAACCTCCTCTAGATAGGCCAACCCCCTCTCCGCCCGTCAACCACAACGGCATGACGGGCCCCGTGGCCCACTACCCAAACGGTCACTACTTCCAATCCCACGTTTGGAACAGCAGCATCCTCCCTACACCCAACAGCGACAGCTCCGGCTCTCAGGACGTAGCCATGCCATTCCATGGAGCGGGCCCGGGGGGGTGCGCCGCAATCGAATGCGGGCCCCCGGGGGCTCCCCATTACAGGCTACCAGCGAGCTCCTGCACCTCCTCTACCCAGACTAATCTGATGCAAACCACAGATTACATGGGCGGGGACTTCCAGACGCCCTACTTCCGCGATCACAATCTGGGGTTAATGGGCAAGATGCACAGGCCCCCTGTGAGCAGGGTGGGGCCGGAGGTCGGGGATGGTAGAAGCGCTCTCATCCAGCATCCAGGGTACAGATAA